The DNA segment ATTAGTGTCATCTGTTTGAAAAGGTAAGTCTATTTTCTTTTCAGGGCGAAGAAATTCCAACATTTCTGTATAATGTGCTTGAATTGCATCGATTTTTAGCGGGAATGTGCCGGAGATTGTCCATATTTGTTTTTCTTGATTTAATTCTATTTTGTTTAGATAAGGTTTCATTTAATTCTCCCTCGGATAGTATTTAACACCATTTTATCATAAATTTTTAAATACCACTAAATAAAAATATTTATTTAAATTTACGGAAAAATAATTAATTTCATTCTGTAAATTTGTCTAAATAATTAACAAAAATGTGGTAACTATTGAAATCATCTGTTTTGTAATACTTCTGTAACTTACTATAGCATAAAGTTTGGTAAAATATAGGACAGTAATATAATTTAAGGAGTGGTTTGAAAATAATGATAAATAAAAAGTGGATGAAAATTGTAATGATACCAATGTTAGTTGTTCCAATGTACGGAGTGACAACTCTAGGTAGCCAATTACAAGATTCATTAACTGGAAAAAATTCCTTTGTTAAAGACGTAGAAGCTGCTACAACAGAGCAACAGACGTTTATCAACAAACTTGCACCCGCAGCTCAGGCATCTCAAGAAAAATATAAACTTCTGTCTAGTATAACTTTAGCTCAAGGGATTCTAGAATCTAATTGGGGAAAAAGTGGACTTGCAACAAAAGGTAATAATTTATTCGGAATAAAAGGAAAATACAATAACCAATCTGTAATTATGCAAACTTCTGAATATGTTAATGGACAGTGGATAAAAGTTGATGCAGAATTTCGTAAATATCCAAGTTGGAATGAATCAGTTACTGACCATACCTTATTACTTGTAAATGGTACTTCTTGGAATAGAGACTTATATAAAAAAGTTGTTAATGCAACAGATTATAAAGTAGCTGCAAATGAACTTCAAAAAGCTGGATATGCTACAGATCCAAATTATGCTTCCAGTTTAATCCGAGTAATTGAGACTTATGATTTAGCAAAATACGATGTTTTATATGATAAAATTCTCACTCAAAAATCTATCTCAGAGAAAGCCACTGTGACAAATCCAACTGGGAACGGTATATGGTCTTTACCCTATAAAGTTAAGGGAGTAGCGTCTGTTGGTCCAGCTAGTGGATATGCTAATAAAGATATTGATTTGATTTCTGTGGCTACTACAAAAAGAGGAACTTATTATCAATTTAAATATAATGGTAAAGTGATTGGCTGGCTTGATGGAAAGGCACTAACTATTTATGATAAAGTAAATTATGACAAGTCTTATGTAGGAAGAGCGAAAATATCAAGTCCAACTAGTAATGGTATTTGGTCTAAACCATATAACATATATGGACGTGAATTTGTGGCAAATGCAACCACATATGCACAACAAGAAATAAAACTTTTACGTGAAGCGCAAACTGCAAAAGGCACATATTATCAATTTAGTATCAATAATAAAATAATTGGTTGGATTGATAAAAGAGCTTTAACAATTTATCCTTATGATTCCATTATCTCAAGTAAAAATGTGAATCTAGCTGGGCAAATTACTAACCCAACTGGAAATGGTATTTGGTCTAAGGCATACAAGTTAGAGGGCACAACTTCTGTTGCACCAGCTTCTAAATATGCCAATCAGGATGTTAATATTAATCAACAAATTGAAACTCAACATGGTAGTTATTATAATATTAGTATCAATGGTAAAAATATCGGTTGGTTAGATCAAAAAGCTCTTACACTTTATGATGTAGAAGAATATAATAAAGCAGTTTCATTTGATGGTACCATTAAAAATGTTAAGAGTAACACAATATGGACTAAGCCTTATCGAACAGTTGGCACAAAATCAGTTGGTCCAGCCGAAGCATATTTAAACAAAGATGTTCAAATAATTCGCGAAGCCAAAACACCAAAAGGTACTTACTATCAATTTAAATCAGCTGGTAAAGTGATTGGTTGGTTGGATCAAAAAGCTTTCGAAATATATGACAACATTCTTTATAATAAAGTTGTCAATATGGAGGCTGTAGTTGAGAATGTAACTGGTAACGCTGTTTGGTCAGCTCCATATAAGAGTAAAGGTGTCCAAGGGATAACTACGGCAAACACATACAAAGATAAAACAGTTAAATTAACTCGAGAAGCTCAGACAAGTAGAGGAACGTATTATGAGTTTAGCTATAACGGCAAAGTGATAGGCTGGTTAGATAAGAAAGCATTTAAATTCTATAATACATTAGAATATGATGAAGTTTACAATAGAGATGCTATAATTACTAATGTAACCGGAAATACAGTTTGGACATTACCATATCAAATCTATGGCACTAAAGCTGTTAATCCTGCAGCAACATATAAAAACCAACAAGCAAGAATTACAAGAAAAGCTAAAACCGAAAGGGGTATCTACTACCAATTTAGCATTAATGGAAAAAATATCGGTTGGCTAGATGAGAAAGCATTTGATGTTTATGATGAAATTGAGTATAACAAAAACATTAAGTTAACTGGTATACTAAGTAATGCTTCAGGAAATGCTATTTGGTCAGAACCTTACCGAGTTATTGGAACGAAAAATGTCGGGCAAGCAACATCTTATGCAAATAAAACTGTACAATTAGTGAAAGAAGCTAAGACAACACGTTCCACTTATTATCAAATGAGTATTAATGGAAAAGTAATTGGTTGGGTAGATAAACGCGCGTTCACAAATGTTAAATAAATGAGAAGAAGTAGAGTATCTATTTATAGGTATTTCTACTTCTTTTTTTTCAATGTTGAAAATAAGTATTAAATAAGATATGCTGTATATATTGATTTTTTATTGAAAGAAGAATTTAAGGAGTTGTTTAAGAATGGAAAAACCATTTTTAACCATTGTAGTTCCATGCTATAACGAAGAAGCAGTTCTCGGGGAAACTGTAATTCAGTTAACAAAGATTTTGGATACTTTAGTGGATAAAGCAGAAATTAGTGAAAAAAGTAAGATTATGTTTGTGGATGACGGAAGTAAAGACAAGACATGGGAACTAATAGATGGGTTCACAAAAGAACTAAAATACATAACGGGTCTTAAACTTAGCCGTAATTATGGTCATCAGGGTGCTTTATTAGCAGGTTTGACTTCAGCTTATGAAGCTTCGGATTGTGTGATTTCTATTGACGCAGATTTACAAGATGATGTAAATGCGATTATCCCTTTTGTTGAGAAATTTAATCAAGGGTATGAAGTTGTATATGGAGTTCGTGATAAAAGAGACACGGATACATTTTTTAAAAGAAATACTGCACTTGGATTTTATAAAGTAATGGAAAAACTAGGTGTCAAAATGGTTCCTAATCATGCAGATTATCGTTTGTTAAGCAAACGAGCTTTAGGAGAGTTTTTAAAATATAAAGAAGAAAATATGTTTATCCGTGGAATAATTCCTTTGTTAGGATTTAAATCAACTAAAGTGTATTATAATCGAAATGAACGTTTTGCGGGTGAATCCAAATACCCACTAAAGAAAATGTTAATGTTTGCTGTAGATGGTATTACGTCCTTTAGTATTACACCAATTAGATTTTTATTAACGATAGGAGTATTAATGTTTATAATTGGCGTGGGGTTAGGAATATACGCTATTGTACAGAAAATACTAGGAGAAGTTGTAATAGGGTGGACTTCGTTAATGGTTTCTCTATGGTTAATTGGAGGTATTCAATTAATTGCAATAGGTGTCTTAGGTGAATATATTGGTAAAATATTTAAAGAGGTTAAGGCAAGACCTCGTTTTACTATTGAAGATAATTTATTTGAAGAAAAATATAAAGCTGAAAATTTAAAATAAGTAGGGGAAAAAAGTGCAGATTAAAAAAAATTTAGGTTTTGTATTTTATGGAGTATTCATTTTTATATTTGGTTATTTGTTAGTAAGAAGTATAATTAATCCATTAAATGTTGATTACAGTAATTTTTTTATACTTTTATTATTTAGTATAACTATTTTATTTATTATGTTAGCTTTTTTTCAATTATTTAGTCGTCTTAATCGTAGAAGTGATATATTAGTGACGGCAATTTTAATAATAACATTGGTCTCAATACAAGTTTACTTAATGTTTGCGCTTCAAATGGATGCTTTTGCTGACAGTTTTGGTATAAAAGGTCAAGCAGTACAAATGCTACAAAACGGTGGAATGTTCACAGGAGACAGTTATTTTCTTGTATATCCGAATAATGTTTTAACTACAATAATCAGATATGGATTATATAATTTCGGAGCAGGTATAGGTATCACTAATACTTATCTCCTTGAATGTGGTTTTGTTATTTTATGTATGAATATCACTTTCTTTACATTGTTTTATATTATTCGAAAAGAAGTTGGTATAAAATATAGCAACATTTACTTATTGATAATATTGTTTTGTGTTCCTTTTTATGGGTATTTGAGTTATTTTTATTCAGATACACTTGTGCTACCTTTTGCTGCACTAATTCTATTGTTTTATTATTTTTATACAAAAAATAATAAATGGTTTTATTTTATAATTATTGGAGTCTTATTTGCTATTGGGTATCATATAAAACCAAATTTAATAATTATGTTACCAGCGATTATTATTCATTTGTGTTTCATAAGAAATTGGCGAAAAACATTATTAAATTCAGCTATCATCTTAATTGTTTTTGCAGGTGTGAACACACTCTATAATCCATTAACAGAAAGATATGGTTTTGAACGTGATAATAGTTTAGAGTTTCCTCAATCGCATTGGGTTATGATGGGGTTAAAGGGGCCAGCAGGGAGATATAATAGTTCAGAATTTCTTTATACGAAGCAATTTGATACAAAAGAAAAAAAACAAGAAGCTAATAAAAAAATAATAAAGGAAAGAATAACATCATATGGGCCTGTAAAGTTATTAAAACTTTATAATATGAAAATGTTATCTACTTGGACAGATGGCACAAGAGCATATAGTTGGTATGTTAATTCCGCTAAAGAATACCCAGCTGCATATGATTTTTTATTCGGTGATAAAAAAGTATTTGCAGATGCGTTTTCTCAGATATTCCATATTATTAATTTAATACTAATTATTTTAGGCGCGCTAAGGTTTTACAAAAAGCAAGAATTTGATTTATCTTTTTTAATTAATATTACTTTAATTGGTGTTTGGCTATTTCATCTATTATGGGAGGCTAATCAAAGGTATATTCTTTTTGTTACACCTCTTATGATTATGTCGGCTATGTACGGTTTTAAATTCTTAGTAGAACTACTTTATACAAAAGACAAAATTCCTGTTATTAAACAAACGACTAGAAAACCATTTTTAATAGTATGTTTTGTTGTGTTCATATTGAGTATAGTCACTATTATTTATGGAGTTAAGCCAATAGCTGTTGATAAACAAAACACCAACCATTATTTAGTAAACCAAAGCTATGCATATTTACAAGTACCAGTTGATTCGAAAAATGCTGTTTCACAAACTTTTAAAGCAGATGAAAAATTTAATAATGTTGGTATTTATGTTTTAAAAGCTCCAAATAAAAATAATAAATATAAAATTAGAATAACCAACAAAGATGAAAATAAAATAATTTCTGAGAAAGTGTATTCTTCTTCTTCCTTTAAATCAGGGAAATATTTCCCAATCGAAGTAAATGAAAAGCCAAAAAAGAATACAGAGTACAGTATACAAATTTTAGCAACAAACGGTAACAAAGGTGAAGCTTTAATGTTAGGTAAGTATCAACAAAAAGGGTTTGATCTATATAGTGATGGAGCAATGTATATAAATGGAAAAAATCAAGTTAATGAAGATATTGGGTTTGTCGTATCTGAAAATACTAAATCGCCATTGATTCCATGGTATAGCTATTCACTTATTATAATTATTTTTGTTGGTGTTTTATCATTAAGTTTCTTAACTTTTAAACAGAGAAATGATTAGATTTAAATAAAAAGGATATACACTTAGCTGTTAAGCTAAATGTATATCCTTTTATTTTTTATCCTTCGAGTGAATTTCTGCATAAAGCTGATCTACCAATTTTGCAACATCATCCTTAATTTCTGGATGCTTTAAAGCAAATTGCATGGTCGTCTTGATAAAACCGAATTTATCACCAACATCAAAGCGTTCTCCTTCAAAATCATAAGCAAAAACTCGTTGAATTTCATTTAAACTGTTGATAGCGTCAGTTAATTGGATTTCGCCACCAGCACCAGGTTTTTGTGTTTCTAAGAAGTCAAAAATCTGCGGTGTTAGTAGATATCTACCAAGAATAGCAAGGTCAGAAGGCGCTGCACTTGGATCAGGCTTTTCTACAAAACCATTTACATTGTATAGGTTTTTACTATATTCATCAATTGGATCGATAATGCCATAACGATAAGTTTCTTCATGAGGAACCGTTTGAACTCCAATGATAGAACTATGTGTTTTTTCGTATTGATCTATTAACTGTTTTGCACATGGTGTTTTTGCTTGAACAATGTCATCACCTAACATAACAATAAATGGCTCATTACCCACAAACCCTCTAGCTTGAAGAATCGCATCACCAAGTCCTTTAGGTTTAGATTGACGAATGAAGTGAAGGTTAATATTTGTTGTTTCTTCAATTAAATGAAGTAATTCTAGTTTGTTTTTTTCGCGTAGGTTAAGCTCAAGTTCAGGAACGGAGTCAAAGTGGTCTTCAATAGCTCTTTTTCCTTTACCAGTAACGATTAGAATATCTTCAATTCCAGATTCTACCGCTTCTTCTACTATGTATTGAATGGTTGGCTTGTCTACTATTGGAAGTATTTCTTTAGGCATTGCTTTTGTGGCAGGCAGAAATCTCGTCCCTAATCCTGCTGCTGGAATGACTGCTTTTTTTACTCTCATTATAACGCTCCTTTGAATAATAATACTACTGTAACTAGATTCATTATACGCTATTCAATGATTGTAATTCAAGCTGAATACTAAAAGAGACAGTTTTACTATGTTATCTTGACATTTATGGGCAATTGTAATAGATTGAAGAAAGTAAATAAAATGTATAAAGGGAGATTAAGCATGCTCTATGAGATTATAAAAGAATCAAAAATAGCAGAACCAAAAATTTCTGTTATAGTTCCAGTTTATAATGTAATTAGTTATATTGATGAAACGATTAATTCCTTACTAAGCCAAACCTTAAAAGAAATTGAAATAATTTTAGTTGATGACGGTTCTTCTGATGGAAGTTTTGAAAGAATTATTGATTACGGGGAACGTCATGATAATATTTGTGTCGCAAAAGAACCTAACGCCGGACCTGGTATGGCTCGTAATAACGGTTTAAGCATCGCTAAAGGTAAATACATTAGTTTTGTTGACTCTGATGACATTCTCCCTGAAAGAGCGCTAGAAATCATGTATGAAGCTGCTGAGAAAGAGCAAGTTGGTGTAGTTACTGGTATATCTGTCAGCTTTAACAACAGTCGCTCATGGTTTATTGGCGGGCACTTTAAAAAAGGTGTTTTCAAAAAAGGTCGTAAATCACTTCTCCAAAACCCCGAAATGCTATATACATTAGGACCGTGTAATAAACTTTATCGCCGAGATATGGTTCAAGATATTCGTTTCCCTAATTCAATTAAAGTTGCAGAAGATCACCCATTTGTTATTGAAGCTTATTTGAAATCTGAAAATATTTATACAGTAGATGAAATAATATATAATTATAGGGCACGTGAAGATGAAGGGGATATCTCACTATCTCAAATCGTTACATCAGATCCTTATGTGAGTTTCAAAGATATCATTGCCAGCATCAAACTTTCAGATGCTCTTTTAAAACAATATGTGACGAATCCAATTGCACTTCAAAAAATTAGAATAGATTATTATGACCGGATTATTTCAACAGATATTTGGCCTGCCTATAAAGGGATTTTGTTGAGCGGAAGCGCGGAAACGCAAATTAAAATGTTCGATGCTTTTCGTGAATTATTAGATTCGATGGATTTTCATTTGTATAATAACCTAGGCGTATTTCAGCGTTTGCTTACATTTGAAACAATTAATCGCTACACATTTATTAAAGAAAAGGCGCGCTCAAGTTATTTGAGAGCTGTAAGATTAGCCTATGAAAAATTAGATCCAGGTTCTTTAAATAAATTGTTATCATCAGAGTTTCCTAAAGAAGTTCGTGCTGGCGAAAAAGCTGCTAAACGAAACTCAATCAAACCAATCTATAACCGTCTTGTTACTCGTAAAATTGGTTCGACAATTAAACTTGGATATGAAAAAGTTATCGCCGAAAATTGGAAAAAATTATCTGGAGTTGCGCGTAATTTTTATGCGCGTAGAATTTCTTTTCCGTTTTATAAATTAGCTAAGAAAGAACGTAAAATAGTCTTTCTAACTAATAAGCATGATGTGCTTGCTGATTCTTTTAAAGCTGTATATGATGAAGTTATCTTGCAAAAACCAGATTATAAAGTGGTAGGGTATCTAAAACAACCAAAACGTTCTATTTTGGAATTGCTAAAAATGTACAAAGACATTGCAACCGCTGAATATATCTTTTTAGATGATTATTATCGTCAAATATATGGACTAACACTTCGCAAAGATACAGAAGTGATTCAACTTTGGCATGCCGCAGGAGCTTTTAAAAAGTTTGGTTTTAGTTCCATAGGTTATGCAGATAGTAATACAGAAAGTTTTGAACGTGATGCACATAAAAACTATTCAAAAGTAGTTGTATCTTCAAGTGAAATAGTGCCATTTTATGCAGAAGCATTTGGAGTAGACGAAAAGAATGTGTTACCACTAGGCGTTCCACGAACAGATCGTTTCTTTAATGAAGAGTACAAAACTTACATTAAAACTGTTTTTGAAGGTAAATATCCAGCTTTGAAGAATAAAAAAATCATCACATATGCACCAACTTTCCGTGGCGGTCCAGGTGAACGTCAACAATTTATTATGAACTTGAACATTCGTCGTCTGGCTGAACAATTAGGTGATGAATATGCACTTATTTTAAAAATGCATCCATCTGTTGTTAGAGGAGTCGGAATCCCATTTGATTTACAAGAATTCGCATTTAATATGAGCGGGGAAGACATTAACGATGTTTTAATTAATACGGACATTTTAATTACCGATTATTCATCCGTAGTCTTTGATTTCTCGATAATGGAAAAACCAATTCTTTTCTATGCTTATGATTTGGAAAATTATTTAGGAGAGCGTAATTTCTATTATAATTTTGAAGAATTTGTTCCGGGGCCAATTGTTCGGACAAATGAAGAAGTAATTAGCGCAATTAAATCAAATGATTTTGATCTTCATAAAGTTCGCACGTTTAAAGAGAGATTCTTTGATGATTTAGACGGCCATTCTGCAGAACGAATTGTGAAAGAACTTATTAAGTAAGATTTAACACTGGAATTGTGGTATAATAAACACTGTTAAAAAAACAGTTAAAGGAGATTAGAGGATGATATACGCTCAAATTTTAGCTGGAGGAAAAGGCACGCGAATGGGAAATGTTAGCATGCCAAAACAATTTCTACCTCTAAATGGTAAACCGATTATTGTTCATACGGTAGAAAAATTTATTTTAAACACACGTTTTGATAAAATTATTATTTCTTCTCCAAAAGAATGGATGAATCATGCGGAGGATAATATTAAAAAATATATTTCTGATGACCGCATTGTAGTAATCGAAGGTGGGGAAGACCGTAACGAAACAATTATGAATGGCATTCGTTTTGTAGAAAAAACGTATGGCTTAAATGATGATGATGTAATTATTACTCATGATGCAGTTCGTCCGTTTTTAACACATCGAATTATTGAAGAAAATATAGAAGCTGCACTTGAAACTGGAGCAGTTGATACTGTCATTGAAGCGCTTGATACAATTGTTGAATCAAGCAACCACGACTTTATCACGGATATTCCAGTGAGAGATCATATGTATCAAGGACAAACACCCCAAAGTTTTAATATGAAAAAAGTTTATAATCATTATCAAAACTTGACTACTGAAAAGAAACAAATTTTAACAGATGCTTGTAAGATTTGTTTACTTGCTGGTGATCATGTGAAGCTTGTTAAGGGTGAAATATTCAATATTAAGATTACGACACCTTATGACTTAAAAGTGGCTAATGCGATTATTCAGGAGCGGATAGCCAATGATTAATCAAGTATATAGACTTGTGTCAGAAAGACAGTTTGAAGTTGCCAATGTGGATGAAAATTTGACGGAAGATGTAGTGGTTGTTAGACCAACTCATCTATCTATTTGTGCGGCGGATCAACGCTACTATACAGGTTCTAGAGGGAAAGAAATGCTATCAAAAAAACTCCCAATGGCACTGATTCATGAAGGTGTTGGTGAAGTAGTTTATGATGCAACAAAAGAATTTAAACCAGGAACTAAAGTAGTTATGATTCCAAATACACCATTCGAGAATGATCCTGTCGTTGCTGAAAATTATTTGCAATCAAGTAAATTCCGTTCTAGTGGTTACGATGGATTAATGCAAGACTATGTATTCATGCGAAGAGATCGGGTAGTTGCATTACCAGATGATATTAATATGAAAGTTGCTGCATTTTCTGAACTAATTTCCGTTGCCGTGCACGCAATTTTACGATTTGAGGAGAAAAGTAATGCAAATCGTGAAACTTTTGGGGTATGGGGAGATGGAAACTTAGGATTTATCACTTCTTTACTGTTGAAAAATTGGTATCCTGAAAGTAAAGTATACATTTTTGGGAAAACTCCGTACAAATTAGACTTCTTTTCTTTTGTAGATGGTGCTTATGCAATTGATGATGTACCAGCTGATTTAGTGATTGATCAAGCATTTGAATGTGCTGGTGGAATGGGTAGTCAGTATGCAGTGAGTCAAATTATAGATGTTATTAAACCAGAAGGAACGATTTCTCTTCTAGGTGTATCTGAGTATCCGATTGAATTCAATTCACGTATGGTTCTTGAAAAAGGGCTTACTGTTTATGGAAGTAGCCGTAGCGGTCGCGTTGATTTTGAAAAAACAGTAGAATTTCTTTCAACAAACAAACGTGGTGTAGAATACTTACAAAATCTTGTCGGTGAAGTTCATAAAGTTCACTCTATTCAAGATGTAATCGAAACATTCGAAGCTGATTTACGCAGTCCTTGGGGCAAAAGCGTAATGGAGTGGAAAATATAATAAAAATATTGGGGAGTTTAGACCATAAGCTTATGAAATTGTTTGCTAAAGTTTGTTTAGGAAGCAAGTCGAATTAAAATGTTCGATAATCATTTGTTTTTATCTAAACTTCCCAGCTTTTATATGGAGAGGAAAAAGAATGAAATTTGCAATTATAATTCCTTTTTACAATGCTGAAAAAAGACTTAGTTTGTCTATAGATAGTATAATTAAGCAGTCTTACGGCTTTTTGGAGCATGTAGAGTTACTGCTTATTAATGATGGAAGTACCGACGATAGTGGAATAATTGCAGCAAAATATGCTGATAAATATCCGAGCAATATTAGATATATTGAAGTCCCAAATGGCGGTCCATCGAAAGCACGAAATATTGGTATACATAATGTAAGAAAAGACACAGATTTTATCGGATTTTTAGATGCAGATGATCTTTTAACTAACAACACGTTAGCAAGTATGGCTGCTTTTTTAGATGAAAATCAAGTTAATATGCTAGTTCCTGCATTTTATTATTTGGATGATTTTGGAAAAAAAGAAAAAATTTCTGCGCACAAATTAAACAATCGATTTGATCAAGGAAATAGAGTAATCCATATTGAAAAAGAACCTCAAGCAATTCATTTTTATATTGGGGGGACTTTTCTGCGTTATGAGCATTTAAAAAATTTTTCATTTGATGAATCGCTTCGCTTTGCAGAAGATCAATTGTTAATTACGCAGTTTTTACTTGAAAGTAAATCTTATGGCGTTATTGCTGATGCTGGTTATTATTATTACCGTGATTTAAAACAAAAAGGTTCTTTAGTGAGTTCAGCTTGGAAGCAACCAGATAGATACATCCCATTTCTCCAAAATGTGTATCAAGTTTATTTAACACGTTCTAAAGAGCTTTTTGGTGAGGTCATTCCATATGTTCAATATTTAATTGCTTATCATGCAAAATTATTTTTTTATAAAGAAAATAGCTATTTTAAAGAAGTATTAAACGAAGAAGAACAAGAAATCTTTGTACGAGAATTGCAAAAAATACTACAAGAAGTAGAAAAAGAAACTATTCTAAAACTCGATACACCACTTGTTGTAAAAGAAATGATACTTTCTATTTTAAGATATGGCTGGCCTATTCAATTTGAAGCGGCAAACATCCAGGAAGTTCCAGTTACTACAGTGAAAGAAAATTATCGGATAGGGAAAGCTGTTTTCATTGAATTGTATTTAGAAGAAGCAAGACTCAATTTACCGGATGAGGGTCGTTTTATCGCTCACACTAGATTTCGTGGGCTACCTACTAAAATAATAAAAAGACAAGTAGACCAAAAAATGTGGGATGTAATTGTTAGAAAACAAGGCACAATCGAAAAAGCAATCTTTAAGCTAAAACCTTATCAAAATAAAGTAAGC comes from the Listeria welshimeri serovar 6b str. SLCC5334 genome and includes:
- a CDS encoding 2-C-methyl-D-erythritol 4-phosphate cytidylyltransferase, with the protein product MIYAQILAGGKGTRMGNVSMPKQFLPLNGKPIIVHTVEKFILNTRFDKIIISSPKEWMNHAEDNIKKYISDDRIVVIEGGEDRNETIMNGIRFVEKTYGLNDDDVIITHDAVRPFLTHRIIEENIEAALETGAVDTVIEALDTIVESSNHDFITDIPVRDHMYQGQTPQSFNMKKVYNHYQNLTTEKKQILTDACKICLLAGDHVKLVKGEIFNIKITTPYDLKVANAIIQERIAND
- a CDS encoding ribitol-5-phosphate dehydrogenase, which translates into the protein MINQVYRLVSERQFEVANVDENLTEDVVVVRPTHLSICAADQRYYTGSRGKEMLSKKLPMALIHEGVGEVVYDATKEFKPGTKVVMIPNTPFENDPVVAENYLQSSKFRSSGYDGLMQDYVFMRRDRVVALPDDINMKVAAFSELISVAVHAILRFEEKSNANRETFGVWGDGNLGFITSLLLKNWYPESKVYIFGKTPYKLDFFSFVDGAYAIDDVPADLVIDQAFECAGGMGSQYAVSQIIDVIKPEGTISLLGVSEYPIEFNSRMVLEKGLTVYGSSRSGRVDFEKTVEFLSTNKRGVEYLQNLVGEVHKVHSIQDVIETFEADLRSPWGKSVMEWKI
- a CDS encoding glycosyltransferase family 2 protein, translated to MKFAIIIPFYNAEKRLSLSIDSIIKQSYGFLEHVELLLINDGSTDDSGIIAAKYADKYPSNIRYIEVPNGGPSKARNIGIHNVRKDTDFIGFLDADDLLTNNTLASMAAFLDENQVNMLVPAFYYLDDFGKKEKISAHKLNNRFDQGNRVIHIEKEPQAIHFYIGGTFLRYEHLKNFSFDESLRFAEDQLLITQFLLESKSYGVIADAGYYYYRDLKQKGSLVSSAWKQPDRYIPFLQNVYQVYLTRSKELFGEVIPYVQYLIAYHAKLFFYKENSYFKEVLNEEEQEIFVRELQKILQEVEKETILKLDTPLVVKEMILSILRYGWPIQFEAANIQEVPVTTVKENYRIGKAVFIELYLEEARLNLPDEGRFIAHTRFRGLPTKIIKRQVDQKMWDVIVRKQGTIEKAIFKLKPYQNKVSIYYQDNMTKFTITNINVLSSILAKLKRNKELKRKFKQGGLS